In Musa acuminata AAA Group cultivar baxijiao chromosome BXJ3-9, Cavendish_Baxijiao_AAA, whole genome shotgun sequence, a single genomic region encodes these proteins:
- the LOC135649392 gene encoding protein SIEVE ELEMENT OCCLUSION B-like yields MASTAAAAATKMHLIKGDRHLYAKSDDSVVVKQILATHSPDGRDIDTMPLLKLVEDILQRATPTVIVTPQAHLELVEDKAHHLEVVGMLEALAYTIHKISCELTCKCSGGGDGHATTLSLFNSLSNYSWDAKVVIALAAFAVSYGEFWLTAQLHTVNPLAKSVALLKQLPDILEHTEALKPRFDALNNLIKAMVDVTKCIVQFKELPSEYISPDAPDMAMALAHIPTAVYWTIRSVVACASQIISLIGLGHEHVSSTSEAWELSSLAHKLSNIHDHLTKQLELCYRHIGEKKNIEAYQTLVHLFQTVHIDNMKILKALMYSKDDLPLVDGTTKRRVSVDVLRRKIVMLFISDLDISQEELFVLIQIYSDTHQGKIERHYEIVWLPIIDRHVPWGGAKEETFNRLASMMPWYSLHHPSLLEPPVIKYIRDVWHFDKRPMLVVLDPQGKVVCPNALHMMWIWGSLAFPFTSNREEALWKDETWRLEFLIDEIDPVMLGWVKEGRHVCLYGGEDIEWIRRFTTLMRRASQEARIPLEMVYVGKSSPRDRVKKAVTVIANEKLSGYWQDPVMMWFFWTRLESMWYSKMHHGKTVENDPIVQEVLTMLSFDGSDDGWAVVSRGSVEMVKAQGKMINNCLETFDKWKVRVEEEGFIPALTNALQPFHTPEHCTRLILPGDTGRITEQVVCAECKRPMEKFVLYRCCNE; encoded by the exons ATGGCGTcgacagcagcggcggcggcgactaAGATGCATCTGATCAAGGGAGATCGCCACCTCTACGCGAAGTCGGACGACAGCGTGGTAGTGAAGCAAATCCTTGCAACGCACTCCCCCGACGGCCGTGACATCGATACCATGCCGCTGTTGAAACTCGTGGAGGACATACTGCAGCGGGCTACCCCTACTGTCATCGTG ACGCCGCAAGCTCATCTGGAGCTTGTGGAAGACAAAGCGCATCATCTTGAAGTTGTGGGAATGCTTGAAGCCCTGGCCTACACCATCCACAAGATATCTTGCGAG TTGACCTGCAAGTGCTCCGGCGGAGGCGACGGGCACGCGACAACGTTATCCCTGTTCAACTCACTATCAAACTACTCTTGGGATGCAAAAGTAGTGATAGCGCTGGCGGCGTTTGCTGTGAGCTATGGGGAGTTCTGGCTGACTGCCCAGCTTCACACAGTCAATCCTCTGGCGAAGTCGGTGGCGCTCCTCAAGCAGCTGCCTGACATTCTCGAGCACACCGAGGCCCTCAAGCCTCGGTTCGATGCCCTCAACAACCTCATCAAGGCAATGGTGGATGTCACCAAGTGCATCGTCCAGTTCAAGGAGCTGCCTTCTGAGTACATCTCGCCCGACGCCCCTGACATGGCCATGGCCTTGGCGCACATCCCCACTGCCGTCTACTGGACCATCAGAAGTGTCGTAGCTTGTGCTTCTCAGATCATTTCCCTCATAGGCCTGGGTCATGA GCATGTCAGCTCCACCAGCGAAGCATGGGAGCTCTCAAGTCTGGCTCACAAACTCAGCAACATCCATGATCACCTCACCAAGCAACTTGAACTGTGCTATCGACACATTG GTGAGAAGAAGAACATTGAAGCATACCAGACGCTGGTGCATCTCTTCCAGACTGTGCACATCGATAACATGAAGATCCTCAAGGCACTCATGTACTCCAAGGATGATCTACCGCTGGTAGACGGGACTACCAAGAGAAGAGTTAGCGTCGACGTACTGAGGAGGAAGATTGTGATGCTTTTCATCTCCGATCTCGACATCTCCCAGGAGGAGCTCTTTGTTCTGATACAGATATACAGTGACACGCACCAAGGGAAGATCGAACGGCACTACGAGATCGTCTGGCTGCCCATCATCGACAGGCACGTTCCGTGGGGAGGTGCCAAAGAGGAGACCTTCAACCGCTTGGCTTCCATGATGCCGTGGTACTCGCTGCACCACCCCTCGTTGCTAGAGCCACCAGTGATCAAGTATATACGGGACGTGTGGCACTTCGACAAGAGGCCAATGCTGGTGGTGTTGGACCCTCAGGGGAAGGTCGTTTGCCCTAATGCCCTCCACATGATGTGGATTTGGGGAAGCCTTGCCTTCCCCTTCACCAGCAACAGGGAGGAGGCGCTCTGGAAGGATGAGACGTGGCGGCTCGAGTTCCTGATCGACGAAATCGATCCTGTGATGCTTGGATGG GTGAAAGAAGGCCGCCATGTCTGCCTGTATGGAGGAGAGGACATCGAGTGGATACGGAGGTTTACCACGTTGATGAGGCGCGCGTCGCAGGAAGCCAGGATCCCCTTGGAGATGGTGTACGTGGGGAAGAGCAGCCCGAGGGACCGCGTGAAGAAAGCCGTGACGGTGATCGCCAACGAGAAGCTGAGCGGCTACTGGCAGGACCCGGTGATGATGTGGTTCTTCTGGACGCGGCTGGAGAGCATGTGGTACTCCAAGATGCACCACGGCAAGACCGTCGAGAACGACCCCATCGTGCAGGAGGTGCTGACGATGCTGAGCTTCGACGGCAGCGACGACGGGTGGGCGGTGGTCAGCCGGGGTTCGGTGGAGATGGTGAAGGCGCAGGGGAAGATGATCAACAACTGCCTCGAGACGTTCGACAAATGGAAGGTGAGGGTGGAGGAGGAGGGATTCATCCCGGCCCTGACGAACGCGCTGCAGCCGTTCCACACCCCGGAGCACTGCACCCGCCTCATCCTTCCCGGAGACACGGGCAGGATCACGGAGCAGGTGGTGTGCGCGGAGTGCAAGCGCCCCATGGAGAAGTTCGTCCTCTACCGCTGCTGTAATGAATAG
- the LOC135584458 gene encoding uncharacterized protein LOC135584458 — MMMLPTCFHKSYMPTTSLLFASPPFLLPSPSFSKSYTSSRRSSFAEGHRQQSQPISAARSSPLPSSTSCHGLVFDVGPAPSWDSHEVGSPVVKRYVRDDEERWLMWYHGRGDEGDSIGVAVSGNGIHWERGSGPVTTSDDVGQVMRRSSDWWAFDTASVSPSDVLIMSSEKLTAPGAVYWLYYTGSSQEKLEIPGEDAGDQCRPRFVSLPGLAISQDGRHWARIEGEHHSGALFDAGSAGEWDALFAASPKVVYHGQGDLRMYYHSFDQRNGHHAVGIARSRDGIRWVKLGEVLGRGPAGSFDEAGARNAHVVRNQRDGSYLMAYEGVSVEGATRIGLALSSDGLKHWRRWGDEVILEPSTDEDGWDSRGVGAPCLLQIMEGGGEEWRLYYTGIGKDGRAGIGMAVSEGSELGSFKKWV; from the coding sequence ATGATGATGCTACCTACTTGCTTCCACAAATCCTACATGCCGACCACATCGCTCCTCTTCGCATCGCCTCCATTCCTTCTCCCCTCTCCTTCCTTCTCCAAGAGCTACACATCGAGCCGCCGCTCCTCGTTCGCGGAGGGACACCGACAACAATCACAGCCCATTTCCGCTGCCCGCTCCTCGCCGCTTCCTTCCTCGACCTCCTGCCACGGCTTGGTGTTCGACGTTGGCCCCGCCCCTTCCTGGGACAGCCACGAGGTTGGCTCCCCGGTCGTCAAGCGGTACGTCCGGGACGACGAGGAGCGGTGGCTCATGTGGTACCATGGCAGAGGCGACGAAGGCGACTCCATCGGCGTGGCGGTCTCCGGGAACGGGATCCACTGGGAGAGAGGATCTGGCCCTGTCACAACTAGCGACGACGTTGGCCAGGTCATGCGCCGCAGCTCCGACTGGTGGGCGTTCGACACGGCGAGCGTGAGCCCATCGGATGTGCTTATCATGTCCAGCGAGAAGCTCACAGCGCCCGGCGCCGTCTACTGGCTTTACTATACCGGCTCTAGCCAGGAGAAGCTGGAGATCCCCGGTGAGGACGCAGGCGACCAATGTCGCCCTCGTTTCGTGTCGCTGCCGGGCCTCGCTATCAGCCAAGACGGCCGACACTGGGCGAGGATCGAAGGGGAGCACCACAGCGGCGCCCTCTTCGACGCCGGCTCTGCCGGCGAGTGGGACGCCCTGTTTGCGGCATCACCGAAGGTCGTGTACCATGGCCAAGGCGATCTGAGGATGTATTACCACTCGTTCGACCAGAGGAACGGGCATCACGCGGTCGGCATCGCCAGGTCCAGGGACGGGATACGGTGGGTGAAGCTAGGGGAGGTCCTGGGACGCGGACCCGCCGGCTCTTTCGACGAGGCCGGCGCCAGGAATGCTCACGTCGTGAGGAACCAGAGAGACGGCTCGTACCTAATGGCTTACGAAGGTGTCTCTGTGGAGGGGGCTACACGTATCGGCTTGGCGCTGTCTTCAGACGGATTGAAGCACTGGCGGCGATGGGGTGATGAGGTGATTCTTGAGCCATCCACTGATGAGGACGGATGGGATAGCAGAGGGGTCGGCGCTCCATGTCTGCTCCAAATTATGGAAGGAGGGGGAGAAGAATGGAGGCTGTACTACACAGGCATAGGGAAGGACGGGAGGGCAGGCATTGGAATGGCGGTTTCGGAAGGTTCAGAGCTTGGTAGCTTCAAGAAATGGGTGTGA